GGTCCAGGGCTCGCTAGCGATGTTCGCGATCCACCGTTTCGGTTCCGAGGAGCACAAGACCACGTGGCTGCCGGTCATGGCACGCGGTGAGGCCATCGGCTGCTTCGGGCTGACCGAGGCGGACAGCGGCAGCGATGCGGGCAGCATGCGGACGACGGCGCGTCGCGACGGTGATGACTGGGTGCTGCACGGATCGAAGATGTGGATCACCAACGGCGGGATCGCCGATGTCGCCGTGATCTGGGCCAGAACCGACGAGGGCATCCGGGGGTTCCTGGTCGCGACCGACACACCGGGCTTCGAGGCGCACGAGATCCCACGCAAGCTGTCGCTTCGGGCGTCCGTGACGTCGGAGCTGACGCTGCAGGACTGCCGCGTGCCGTCCTCCGCGATGCTGCCGGGGTCACACGGCCTCGGGTCGCCGCTGGCCTGTCTGCACGAGGCGCGGTTCGGCATCGTGTGGGGCGCCGCCGGGGCCGCGCGAGCGTGCTACGAGGCCGCCCTGGACCACGCACGGACGCGCACGCAGTTCGACCGCCCGATCGGCGGGTTCCAGCTGACCCAGCGCAAGCTCGTCGAGATGCTCGTCGCGACCAACCAGGCCTCGCTGCTCGCGCTGCACCTGGGACGCATGAAGGACGCCGGCACGCTGTCCCACGAGCACGTGAGCTTCGGCAAGCTGGCGAACGTCCAAGCCGCGCGCACCGTCGCCGGAACGGCGCGTACGATCCTCGGCGCCAGCGGCATCACGCTGGACTACCCGGTGATGCGCCACATGAACAACCTCGAGTCGGTGTACACCTACGAGGGCACTCACGAGGTCCACACGCTGATCCTTGGGCACGCGATCACCGGGCTGAATGCCTTCCGTTGACCCAGGTCATCTGACCTATCGCTTCGCTGTCTAAGGTCACGGCAGCAGCAGGCACGAGTCGCCGAACTCGTGCCACAGGTACGGCCCGGCCAGCGCGCCGTCGTAGG
The genomic region above belongs to Euzebyales bacterium and contains:
- a CDS encoding acyl-CoA dehydrogenase family protein, with product MTATATGQRIDPVDLLDVDAQLDDDERMLRDTVHRFVRERVLPEIHEWYEAGVLPRAVITDLARLGLLGMHLDGYGCGGSTATMYGVVCRELEAGDSGLRSAVSVQGSLAMFAIHRFGSEEHKTTWLPVMARGEAIGCFGLTEADSGSDAGSMRTTARRDGDDWVLHGSKMWITNGGIADVAVIWARTDEGIRGFLVATDTPGFEAHEIPRKLSLRASVTSELTLQDCRVPSSAMLPGSHGLGSPLACLHEARFGIVWGAAGAARACYEAALDHARTRTQFDRPIGGFQLTQRKLVEMLVATNQASLLALHLGRMKDAGTLSHEHVSFGKLANVQAARTVAGTARTILGASGITLDYPVMRHMNNLESVYTYEGTHEVHTLILGHAITGLNAFR